In Paeniglutamicibacter kerguelensis, one genomic interval encodes:
- the rpmD gene encoding 50S ribosomal protein L30, protein MAKNIVPSDATLVITQIKSTIGGKQNQRDTLRSLGLKRIGHTVTRTADAVTVGMVNTVPHLVKVEEAK, encoded by the coding sequence GTGGCAAAGAACATTGTCCCTAGCGACGCTACGCTGGTAATCACCCAGATCAAGTCCACCATTGGTGGCAAGCAGAACCAGCGCGACACCCTTCGCTCGCTCGGCCTGAAGCGTATCGGTCACACCGTGACTCGTACCGCTGACGCCGTGACCGTGGGTATGGTCAACACGGTTCCGCACCTCGTAAAGGTTGAGGAGGCGAAGTAA
- the rplN gene encoding 50S ribosomal protein L14, whose amino-acid sequence MIQQESRLKVADNTGAKEILTIRVLGGSGRRYAGIGDIIVATVKDAIPGGNVKKGDVVKAVIVRTKKERRRADGSYIKFDENAAVILKADGEPRGTRIFGPVGRELRDKKFMKIVSLAPEVL is encoded by the coding sequence GTGATTCAGCAGGAATCGCGACTGAAGGTTGCCGATAACACCGGTGCTAAGGAAATCCTTACCATTCGTGTTCTCGGTGGCTCTGGCCGTCGCTACGCAGGCATTGGCGACATCATTGTCGCCACCGTCAAGGATGCTATCCCTGGCGGAAACGTAAAGAAGGGTGACGTCGTCAAGGCTGTCATCGTTCGCACCAAGAAGGAGCGCCGTCGTGCAGACGGTTCCTACATCAAGTTCGACGAGAACGCAGCTGTCATCCTCAAGGCTGACGGTGAGCCCCGCGGTACCCGTATTTTCGGTCCGGTGGGTCGTGAGCTTCGCGACAAGAAGTTCATGAAGATCGTTTCCCTGGCTCCGGAGGTACTGTAA
- the secY gene encoding preprotein translocase subunit SecY, which produces MFSAIARVFRTPDLRRKLLFTLAIIAIYRAGVYIPAPGVDYTNVQQCLAAGNTSGGLYQFVNLFSGGALLQVSIFAMGIMPYITASIIIQLLRVVIPRFEELHKEGQSGQAILTQYTRYLTIALGLLQATTLVSLARSGTLFPSCQLPIVPDQSLIVILLMIITLTAGTGLIMWMGELATERGVGNGMSLLIFVSIASGFPVSMGAIIKSQGWGAFAGVILVGLAVIALVVFVEQSQRRIPVQYAKRMVGRRTVGGTSTYIPIKVNMAGVIPVIFASSMLALPGMLVTFNTRQDGTLPDWALWISTHFSGSSPLYMVVYALLIVGFTYFYVAITFNPTEVADNMKQYGGFIPGIRAGRPTAEYLEYVLSRITLPGAIYLAFVALIPLIAFVLFNADQNFPFGGTSILIMVGVGLETVKQINAQMQQRHYEGLLR; this is translated from the coding sequence TTGTTCAGCGCCATTGCCCGGGTATTCCGGACGCCTGACCTGCGACGCAAGTTGTTGTTCACGCTCGCCATCATCGCGATCTACCGCGCCGGTGTATACATTCCTGCACCCGGAGTGGACTACACGAACGTCCAGCAGTGTCTGGCCGCCGGCAACACCAGCGGCGGTCTCTACCAGTTCGTCAACCTGTTCAGTGGCGGAGCCCTGCTGCAGGTATCGATCTTCGCCATGGGCATCATGCCGTACATTACGGCCTCGATCATCATCCAGCTGTTGCGTGTGGTTATTCCGCGCTTCGAGGAGCTGCACAAGGAAGGCCAGTCCGGCCAGGCGATCCTGACGCAGTACACCCGGTACCTGACCATCGCGCTTGGCCTTCTGCAGGCAACCACGCTGGTTTCCCTGGCACGCAGCGGAACCCTGTTCCCGAGCTGCCAGCTGCCGATTGTTCCGGACCAGAGCCTGATCGTGATCCTCTTGATGATCATCACGCTCACCGCCGGCACCGGCCTGATCATGTGGATGGGTGAACTGGCGACCGAACGCGGGGTCGGCAACGGCATGTCCCTGCTGATCTTCGTTTCCATCGCTTCCGGCTTCCCGGTATCGATGGGTGCCATCATCAAGTCCCAGGGCTGGGGCGCCTTTGCAGGCGTCATCCTCGTCGGACTGGCCGTCATTGCCCTGGTTGTGTTCGTTGAACAGTCGCAGCGCCGCATCCCGGTCCAGTACGCAAAGCGCATGGTTGGCCGCCGCACCGTCGGCGGAACGTCCACCTACATCCCGATCAAGGTCAACATGGCCGGCGTGATTCCCGTGATCTTCGCTTCCTCCATGCTTGCCCTCCCGGGCATGCTGGTCACGTTCAACACCCGCCAGGACGGAACCCTTCCGGACTGGGCGCTGTGGATCTCGACCCACTTCTCCGGTTCCTCCCCGCTGTACATGGTTGTCTACGCGTTGCTGATCGTGGGCTTCACGTACTTCTACGTGGCCATCACGTTCAACCCGACCGAGGTCGCGGACAACATGAAGCAGTACGGCGGCTTCATCCCGGGCATCCGGGCCGGACGCCCCACGGCCGAGTACCTCGAATACGTGCTCAGCCGCATCACACTCCCGGGTGCCATTTACCTGGCATTCGTGGCACTGATTCCGTTGATTGCCTTCGTGCTCTTCAACGCCGATCAGAACTTCCCCTTTGGCGGTACCTCGATCCTCATCATGGTTGGTGTGGGCCTTGAGACCGTCAAGCAAATCAACGCACAAATGCAGCAGCGACACTACGAAGGACTTCTGCGATGA
- the rplO gene encoding 50S ribosomal protein L15: protein MAEKENALKVHHLRPAEGAKKAKTRVGRGEASKGKTAGRGTKGTKARYQVKAGFAGGQLPLHMRLPKLRGFKNPFRVEFQVVNLDKISELFPEGGEVTVEALVAKGAVRKNEPVKILGSGELTVKVDVKVNAFSSSAAEKIVAAGGSAVEL, encoded by the coding sequence ATGGCTGAAAAAGAAAACGCATTGAAGGTACACCACCTGCGTCCGGCCGAAGGTGCCAAGAAGGCCAAGACCCGTGTGGGTCGTGGTGAGGCATCCAAGGGTAAGACCGCTGGTCGCGGTACCAAGGGCACCAAGGCACGCTACCAGGTCAAGGCCGGCTTCGCCGGCGGCCAGCTGCCGTTGCACATGCGCCTTCCGAAGCTTCGCGGCTTCAAGAACCCGTTCCGCGTCGAGTTCCAGGTTGTAAACCTGGACAAGATCTCGGAGCTGTTCCCGGAAGGTGGCGAGGTCACCGTCGAGGCATTGGTCGCGAAGGGCGCCGTTCGCAAGAACGAGCCAGTCAAGATCCTTGGCTCGGGCGAGCTCACCGTCAAGGTCGACGTGAAGGTCAACGCCTTCTCCTCGTCCGCAGCAGAGAAGATCGTCGCAGCCGGCGGTTCGGCTGTAGAGCTCTAA
- the rplX gene encoding 50S ribosomal protein L24, giving the protein MGAKIKKGDLVQVIAGSDRNKQGKVLKVFPAAQRVIVEGVNRVTKHTKAGQTERGTQTGGIEVVEAPMHVSNVAIVDPETKKPTRVGFREETVEKNGVSKTVRVRYAKSSGKAL; this is encoded by the coding sequence ATGGGTGCAAAGATTAAGAAGGGTGACCTCGTTCAGGTCATCGCCGGTTCCGACCGCAACAAGCAGGGCAAGGTGCTGAAGGTATTCCCGGCAGCACAGCGCGTGATTGTTGAAGGCGTCAACCGCGTCACCAAGCACACCAAGGCCGGTCAGACCGAGCGTGGCACGCAGACTGGTGGCATTGAGGTCGTTGAGGCCCCGATGCACGTCTCGAACGTGGCAATCGTTGATCCGGAAACCAAGAAGCCGACTCGCGTTGGCTTCCGTGAGGAAACCGTAGAGAAGAACGGCGTGTCCAAGACCGTCCGTGTTCGCTACGCCAAGTCTTCCGGGAAGGCACTGTAA
- a CDS encoding adenylate kinase, giving the protein MTRLLIIGPPGAGKGTQAVRISERLNVVAISTGDIFRANVKGGTPLGVEAKKYIDAGNFVPDSVTNSMVRDRLSQEDVKDGFLLDGYPRTSAQVDELDSILSDAGVELDAVLQLTADDEELVVRLLKRAEIEGRADDTEEVIRHRLSLYHAETAVVVNRYQERGIVRQVDGIGEIDEVTNRVLDALEQSV; this is encoded by the coding sequence ATGACAAGACTGTTGATCATTGGACCGCCAGGTGCCGGCAAGGGCACCCAGGCCGTACGTATCTCGGAGCGCCTCAACGTTGTGGCCATCTCCACCGGTGATATCTTCCGCGCCAACGTCAAGGGTGGAACTCCCCTCGGCGTCGAAGCCAAGAAATACATCGATGCCGGCAATTTCGTTCCGGACTCGGTCACCAACTCGATGGTGCGCGACCGTCTTTCCCAGGAAGACGTCAAAGACGGCTTCCTGCTGGACGGCTACCCGCGCACCAGCGCCCAGGTCGATGAGCTGGACTCGATCCTCTCCGACGCAGGCGTGGAACTGGATGCGGTCCTGCAGCTCACCGCCGATGACGAGGAACTGGTTGTCCGGTTGCTCAAGCGCGCGGAGATCGAAGGCCGTGCGGATGACACCGAAGAGGTCATCCGTCACCGTTTGAGCCTGTACCACGCGGAAACCGCAGTCGTGGTCAACCGCTACCAGGAGCGCGGCATCGTGCGCCAGGTTGATGGAATCGGCGAAATCGACGAAGTCACCAACCGCGTCCTGGACGCGCTGGAACAGAGCGTCTAA
- the rplF gene encoding 50S ribosomal protein L6, with product MSRIGRLPITVPAGVELKIDGDVVSVKGAKGELTHTVASPIAVVLEENIVTVSRPNDERDSRSLHGLTRTLIENMIIGVTAGYEKKLEIHGTGYRVALKGSTLEFALGYSHPVIVEAPEGITFAIDGNTKITVSGINKQQVGEVSANIRKLRKPDPYKGKGVRYAGEIIRRKVGKAGK from the coding sequence ATGTCACGTATTGGACGTCTTCCGATCACTGTTCCTGCCGGCGTCGAGCTCAAGATTGATGGCGACGTTGTCTCCGTCAAGGGCGCCAAGGGCGAACTGACTCACACCGTAGCAAGCCCGATTGCCGTTGTTCTCGAAGAGAACATCGTCACCGTGTCTCGCCCGAACGACGAGCGCGATTCGCGTTCGCTGCACGGCCTGACCCGCACCCTGATCGAAAACATGATCATCGGTGTCACCGCTGGCTACGAAAAGAAGCTGGAAATCCACGGTACCGGTTACCGCGTTGCACTGAAGGGCTCGACTCTCGAGTTCGCCCTCGGCTACTCGCACCCGGTTATTGTCGAAGCTCCCGAAGGCATCACCTTCGCGATCGACGGCAACACCAAGATCACCGTTTCCGGTATCAACAAGCAGCAGGTTGGCGAAGTTTCCGCCAACATCCGCAAGCTGCGTAAGCCCGACCCGTACAAGGGCAAGGGCGTTCGCTACGCTGGCGAAATCATCCGCCGCAAGGTCGGAAAGGCTGGTAAGTAA
- the rpsH gene encoding 30S ribosomal protein S8, with amino-acid sequence MTMTDPVADMLTRLRNANSAYHDTVAMPSSKLKVRVAQILKEQGYIASFVEEAAEVGKKLTITLKFGPSRERSIAGVRRISKPGLRVYAKSTNLPHVLGGLGIAILSTSSGLLTDRQAAKKGVGGEVLAYVW; translated from the coding sequence ATGACAATGACAGATCCTGTCGCAGATATGCTGACTCGTCTGCGCAACGCCAACTCGGCTTACCACGACACGGTTGCAATGCCGTCGTCGAAGCTGAAGGTGCGCGTTGCACAGATCCTCAAGGAACAGGGCTACATCGCCTCGTTCGTTGAAGAAGCAGCAGAGGTTGGCAAGAAGCTGACCATCACCCTGAAGTTCGGCCCGAGCCGCGAGCGTTCAATCGCTGGCGTTCGCCGTATTTCGAAGCCGGGCCTGCGTGTATACGCAAAGTCCACCAACTTGCCGCACGTCCTTGGTGGACTCGGCATCGCCATCCTGTCCACGTCCTCCGGTCTGCTTACCGACCGCCAGGCAGCCAAGAAGGGTGTAGGTGGGGAAGTCCTCGCCTACGTCTGGTAA
- the rplE gene encoding 50S ribosomal protein L5: protein MTEAAVNIQPRLKTKYAAEIREALTTEFSYANPMQVPGLVKVVVNMGVGEAAKDSKLIEGAVRDLTAITGQKPLVTKARKSIAQFKLREGMPIGTHATLRGDRMWEFLDRLVTLALPRIRDFRGLSPKQFDGNGNYTFGLTEQSMFHEIDVDSIDRVRGMDITVVTTAKTDDEGRALLKALGFPFKTAN, encoded by the coding sequence ATGACTGAAGCAGCTGTGAACATCCAGCCACGTCTGAAGACCAAGTACGCCGCCGAGATCCGCGAAGCCCTCACGACTGAATTCAGCTACGCCAACCCGATGCAGGTTCCGGGCTTGGTCAAGGTTGTAGTCAACATGGGTGTCGGCGAAGCCGCCAAGGACTCCAAGCTCATCGAAGGCGCAGTTCGCGACCTCACCGCCATCACCGGCCAGAAGCCGTTGGTTACCAAGGCACGCAAGTCGATCGCACAGTTCAAGCTGCGCGAAGGCATGCCGATTGGTACCCACGCTACGCTTCGCGGCGATCGCATGTGGGAATTCCTGGACCGCTTGGTTACGCTGGCACTGCCGCGTATCCGCGACTTCCGTGGCCTGAGCCCGAAGCAGTTCGACGGCAACGGCAACTACACCTTCGGTCTCACGGAACAGTCCATGTTCCACGAAATCGATGTTGATTCCATCGACCGCGTTCGCGGTATGGACATCACCGTAGTGACCACCGCGAAGACCGACGACGAAGGTCGTGCCTTGCTCAAGGCACTGGGCTTCCCGTTCAAGACCGCCAACTAG
- the rplR gene encoding 50S ribosomal protein L18 produces the protein MAIGIKGKSKAAARGRRHLRVRKRITGTELRPRLVVNRSARHMFVQIVDDSKGITVAYASTLEADLRAFDGDKTAKAKRVGELVAERAKAAGIEAVVFDRGGNKYHGRVAAVAEGAREGGLAL, from the coding sequence ATGGCTATCGGAATCAAGGGTAAGAGCAAGGCTGCCGCACGCGGCCGCCGCCACCTGCGTGTTCGTAAGCGCATCACCGGCACCGAGCTTCGTCCGCGCCTGGTCGTTAACCGCTCGGCTCGCCACATGTTCGTTCAGATCGTTGACGACAGCAAGGGCATCACCGTTGCTTACGCGTCGACTCTCGAAGCCGACCTGCGCGCCTTCGACGGCGACAAGACCGCCAAGGCCAAGCGCGTTGGCGAGCTCGTAGCCGAGCGCGCCAAGGCTGCCGGCATTGAAGCCGTGGTCTTTGACCGCGGTGGCAACAAGTACCACGGTCGCGTGGCTGCTGTTGCTGAAGGTGCACGCGAAGGTGGGCTGGCACTGTGA
- the rpsE gene encoding 30S ribosomal protein S5, with translation MSEATEAVETAAAPAADNAGARRGEGRGRGGEGRGRGEGRGRGRDSKDSRNEDKDKFLERVVAINRVSKVVKGGRRFSFTALVVVGDGNGLVGVGYGKAKEVPAAIAKGVEEAKKSFFRVPRIGTTIPHMVQGEAAAGVVLLRPASPGTGVIAGGPVRAVLECAGIHDVLSKSMGSSNQINIVHGTVAALKALEEPQAVAARRGLPLDEVVSAQMLRNIQNQKAGA, from the coding sequence GTGTCTGAAGCTACTGAGGCAGTCGAGACTGCTGCTGCTCCGGCCGCGGACAACGCCGGCGCTCGTCGCGGCGAAGGCCGTGGCCGTGGCGGCGAAGGCCGTGGCCGTGGCGAGGGTCGTGGCCGTGGCCGCGATTCGAAGGACAGCCGCAACGAAGACAAGGACAAGTTCCTTGAGCGCGTTGTAGCTATCAACCGCGTATCCAAGGTCGTCAAGGGTGGTCGTCGCTTCAGCTTCACCGCACTTGTTGTTGTTGGCGATGGCAACGGTCTCGTTGGCGTCGGCTACGGCAAGGCCAAGGAAGTTCCGGCAGCAATCGCCAAGGGTGTAGAAGAAGCCAAGAAGTCCTTCTTCCGCGTCCCGCGCATCGGCACCACCATCCCGCACATGGTGCAGGGTGAAGCCGCAGCTGGCGTCGTTCTCCTCCGTCCGGCATCGCCGGGTACCGGCGTTATCGCCGGTGGTCCGGTTCGCGCCGTATTGGAATGTGCAGGCATCCACGATGTTCTGTCCAAGTCCATGGGCTCGAGCAACCAGATCAACATCGTTCACGGCACCGTTGCCGCTCTGAAGGCCCTTGAAGAGCCTCAGGCAGTTGCAGCCCGTCGTGGCTTGCCGTTGGACGAGGTTGTTTCGGCGCAGATGCTTCGCAACATCCAGAACCAGAAGGCAGGTGCGTAA